One genomic window of Phycisphaerae bacterium RAS1 includes the following:
- a CDS encoding Glycosyl hydrolase family 20, catalytic domain, protein MQPMPILAWMYDLAREQSPSHDALTVMMQRSLAAGYNAVGLYLEHRFAYPSVPWPPPSGSLTPAGVTRLQEHFLPAGLRIVPFLNTLGHLEGFIRAQGGQRLSEGRSTGSAQICPTRSECVAFAHGLVNDAIDCFRDEWIHLGGDETRQLGQCPACAARVASVGKAGLYGEHYAALCKLVLDRGRRPCLWGDMLLEHPEALPHIPRQTLIFDWQYFNRPRDSTRRFRQAGFDVVCCPSVQTYNSGWCYLDATQSNIDEHAEDAAALGALGVLVTSWEFSYFTAYDTALPLIYAAGRRLSRGESWEAALRAEGGATYARLAAILGREIPAAAEFLKPGTWRQLRDRFVIRQNPFYLWQDWRAEACGPAGDRVLALCDRAALGLADDDPWQLPITLHRVAVGWVRLAESAAQRYADGQPAAAASVLEHGRELLESLRPPLRRAALSGGSCADAARLDRLAEKIATVCVRLRALSGVVWLPAFETLIHDAYVAGDEAAWRTAKD, encoded by the coding sequence ATGCAGCCCATGCCGATCCTTGCATGGATGTACGACCTCGCCCGCGAGCAGTCGCCTTCGCACGACGCGCTCACGGTGATGATGCAGCGCTCGCTCGCCGCCGGATACAACGCCGTCGGACTCTATCTCGAACACCGCTTCGCCTATCCGTCGGTTCCCTGGCCGCCGCCGTCCGGATCGCTGACGCCCGCGGGCGTAACCCGTTTGCAGGAGCACTTTCTTCCCGCCGGCTTGCGAATCGTGCCGTTTCTGAACACGCTCGGACATCTCGAGGGGTTCATTCGCGCCCAGGGCGGACAGCGGCTCAGCGAGGGGCGCTCAACCGGCTCGGCCCAGATCTGTCCCACGCGGTCCGAGTGCGTTGCCTTTGCCCACGGACTCGTCAACGACGCCATCGACTGCTTCCGCGACGAGTGGATTCACCTCGGCGGCGACGAGACGCGCCAGCTCGGCCAGTGCCCGGCCTGCGCCGCGCGCGTCGCGTCGGTCGGCAAGGCCGGACTCTACGGCGAGCACTACGCCGCCCTCTGCAAGCTCGTACTCGACCGCGGCCGGCGGCCCTGCCTGTGGGGCGACATGCTGCTGGAGCATCCCGAAGCGCTGCCGCACATCCCGCGGCAGACTCTGATTTTCGACTGGCAATATTTCAACCGCCCGCGCGACTCGACCCGCCGCTTCCGCCAGGCGGGCTTCGATGTCGTCTGCTGCCCGAGCGTGCAGACCTACAACAGCGGCTGGTGCTATCTGGACGCGACGCAGTCCAACATAGACGAGCACGCCGAGGACGCCGCGGCGCTCGGGGCGCTAGGCGTGCTGGTCACGTCGTGGGAGTTCAGCTACTTCACGGCGTACGACACGGCCCTGCCGCTGATCTATGCGGCCGGGCGGCGGCTGTCGCGCGGCGAATCGTGGGAGGCCGCGCTTCGAGCCGAAGGCGGAGCCACGTATGCACGGCTTGCGGCGATTCTCGGCCGCGAAATCCCCGCCGCCGCGGAGTTCCTGAAGCCCGGCACATGGCGACAGCTTCGCGACCGATTCGTGATCCGGCAGAATCCCTTCTATCTCTGGCAGGATTGGCGCGCGGAAGCCTGCGGCCCGGCGGGCGACCGGGTTCTGGCATTGTGCGATCGGGCCGCGCTGGGGTTGGCTGACGACGACCCATGGCAACTGCCCATCACGCTGCATCGCGTCGCGGTGGGCTGGGTGCGGCTGGCGGAGTCGGCGGCGCAGCGTTACGCCGACGGCCAGCCGGCGGCGGCGGCGAGCGTGCTGGAGCACGGCCGGGAGCTGCTCGAATCGCTGCGTCCACCGCTGCGCCGCGCGGCGCTTTCGGGCGGCAGTTGCGCGGACGCGGCGCGGCTGGATCGGCTTGCCGAGAAGATCGCCACGGTGTGCGTCCGCTTGCGCGCGCTGAGCGGCGTGGTGTGGCTGCCGGCGTTCGAGACGCTGATTCACGACGCGTACGTCGCGGGCGATGAAGCGGCCTGGCGGACGGCGAAGGACTAA
- the pglF gene encoding UDP-N-acetyl-alpha-D-glucosamine C6 dehydratase has translation MNPEPEAPDSDGWRPWARSNRLALSVLAHLAMFAAAWLLAFGLAYNFKVRDTDWLRKFCIPLLLPVVAIKLLVFVLMRQHQGWWRYVSLRDVFSVARAAWLASVLLMLLIYTVVLNPHLVGLPAPLLGEPSERFPDSVFVLDFAGTIALVCGARLAVRLYYEEVRPVADGIAPNLLILGAGNSGENAVREILRMPVLKYRVVGFLDDDPAKLGAQIHGIEVLGPISMIKQVCTESAVDEILIAMPSASKAQVRTVIDQCKGANLRFKTLPAMADLIEGRATVSEIRDVDINDLLGRAPVKLDEHEIAKFIADRTVMVTGAGGSIGSEMCRQIARFRPRRLMLVEQSEHHLFDIDRELRASFTDTNFVPYIADIADRGRIERIFELERPTAVFHAAAHKHVPMMEYNPGEAVKNNINGTRIVADTATRFGCEKFVMISTDKAVNPTSIMGASKRVAELYIQGLSARSSTQFVTVRFGNVLGSSGSVIPIFKEQIANGGPVTVTHPEMVRYFMTIPEAAQLVLQSASMGHGGEIFVLDMGEPVKILDLARDLITLSGFRPDEDIKIEFCGIRPGEKLFEELAIEGEDVARTPHPKIGIWNNVPAEWDVLVPAIDALFADADALTRDDLRQRMKGIVPEFYLEAPPSRPASAHADSPASLKSSSTGAPRDAQPNTGPAPQPSL, from the coding sequence ATGAACCCGGAACCCGAAGCACCCGATTCCGACGGCTGGCGTCCCTGGGCGCGCTCCAACCGCCTGGCGCTCAGCGTCCTGGCGCATCTGGCGATGTTCGCCGCCGCGTGGCTGCTGGCGTTCGGGCTGGCCTACAACTTCAAGGTCCGCGACACGGACTGGCTGCGCAAGTTCTGCATTCCGCTTCTTCTCCCGGTCGTGGCGATCAAGCTGCTCGTGTTCGTGCTGATGCGGCAGCATCAGGGTTGGTGGCGCTACGTCAGTTTGCGCGACGTCTTCAGTGTCGCGCGGGCCGCGTGGCTGGCCAGCGTGCTGCTGATGCTGCTGATCTACACCGTCGTCCTGAATCCGCACCTGGTCGGCCTGCCGGCGCCGCTGCTGGGTGAGCCGAGCGAGCGCTTTCCGGACTCGGTCTTCGTGCTCGACTTCGCCGGCACGATCGCGCTGGTCTGCGGCGCCCGGCTCGCGGTGCGGCTTTATTACGAGGAAGTCCGGCCGGTCGCCGACGGAATCGCCCCGAACCTCCTGATCCTCGGCGCGGGCAACTCCGGCGAGAACGCGGTGCGCGAAATCCTGCGCATGCCGGTGCTCAAGTACCGCGTGGTCGGCTTTCTCGACGACGATCCGGCCAAGCTCGGGGCGCAGATTCACGGGATCGAGGTGCTCGGTCCGATCTCGATGATCAAGCAGGTCTGCACGGAGAGCGCGGTCGACGAAATCCTGATCGCCATGCCATCAGCCAGCAAGGCGCAGGTCCGCACGGTGATCGACCAGTGCAAGGGCGCCAACCTGCGCTTCAAGACGCTGCCGGCCATGGCTGACCTGATCGAGGGCCGCGCCACCGTCAGTGAAATCCGCGACGTCGACATCAACGACCTGCTCGGCCGCGCCCCGGTCAAGCTCGACGAGCACGAAATCGCCAAGTTCATCGCCGACCGCACCGTCATGGTCACCGGCGCCGGCGGGTCGATCGGCTCGGAAATGTGCCGGCAGATCGCCCGCTTCCGCCCGCGGCGGCTGATGCTGGTCGAGCAGTCCGAGCATCACCTGTTCGACATCGACCGCGAGCTGCGGGCCAGCTTCACCGACACCAACTTCGTCCCTTACATCGCCGACATCGCCGACCGCGGCCGTATCGAGCGCATCTTCGAGCTGGAGCGGCCCACGGCCGTCTTCCACGCCGCAGCCCACAAGCATGTGCCCATGATGGAGTACAACCCCGGCGAGGCCGTGAAGAACAACATCAACGGCACGCGCATCGTGGCCGACACGGCGACGCGCTTCGGCTGCGAGAAGTTCGTGATGATCTCGACCGACAAGGCGGTCAACCCCACCAGCATCATGGGCGCGTCCAAGCGCGTCGCGGAGCTCTACATCCAGGGCCTCAGCGCCCGCTCCAGCACGCAGTTCGTCACTGTCCGCTTCGGAAACGTGCTCGGCAGCAGCGGCAGCGTCATTCCGATTTTCAAAGAGCAGATCGCCAACGGCGGGCCGGTCACCGTCACACATCCCGAGATGGTGCGCTACTTCATGACCATCCCCGAAGCGGCCCAGCTCGTGCTTCAGTCCGCGTCCATGGGCCACGGCGGCGAGATTTTCGTGCTCGACATGGGCGAGCCGGTCAAAATCCTCGACCTGGCGCGCGACCTGATCACGCTCTCCGGCTTCCGGCCCGACGAAGACATCAAGATCGAATTCTGCGGCATCCGCCCCGGCGAGAAGCTCTTCGAAGAGCTGGCGATCGAAGGCGAAGACGTGGCCCGCACGCCGCACCCGAAAATCGGCATCTGGAACAACGTGCCGGCGGAGTGGGATGTCCTGGTTCCGGCGATTGATGCGCTCTTTGCCGATGCCGACGCGCTGACGCGCGACGACCTGCGGCAGCGCATGAAGGGAATCGTGCCCGAGTTCTACCTCGAAGCCCCGCCATCGCGGCCGGCCTCGGCGCACGCAGACAGTCCCGCGAGTCTCAAGTCGTCCAGCACCGGCGCGCCGCGTGACGCCCAGCCGAACACGGGACCCGCCCCGCAACCCTCGCTGTGA
- a CDS encoding FG-GAP repeat protein, which produces MRLWILSLALIGGLALTACDRLAGLGDPLSTTSDATTFASVARIAPTLNNGDVVDARIRVHFRNLSKLTGSATVTMRTAGEQTRFARRTILGESSDVVIGPDRTDSVTVEIALNSKPARSLPQRVLRLGADFKNGDVIEIVIPLQPEDDTGQDIPGNDNNSNDNNANGNTNDNNGNDNNSNDNGTPDVLAVALLGLDDHRRVNIGDEVDFSVAVSGFAADVRVNVLADGDAVDNNGNEVEVASDLAAAAELPILWVVPELAPGAYRIVARAAGEAGEAKTQTDVGAILVNSKPTLLLDAPLDGLLVTRGRVFTIGWAGQDDDDDAVIRLFIDVDGELNGNEIPLRDNISEDAEEDNSLVVDTSDLPIGDYRVGGVISDPLTDVVQYGGRVCITNRLVGRHTPASLLAGEFVTIVAGAANQSLGTAIDIGSDVDGDGKADVLISDLLSDSTGRPSTASVYYHEQAGDWPATFDIADARLRIVQEASNSQTGARLALLPSIDGDGYGEMLIGAPLLESGGYAAGRAYVLNGRAVRNRGLLDLAEVASPLGTYLDGTDYEQAGLDVAGVGDVDGDGVQDYAVGSIGLDGAGGVTVIRGGAIPQEGYLGQRGTRIFGSRYGSALGWAIRRVPDVNASSQDEFVIGAPGDGLVRGGSTGPGIVYFVWGHGGLFTDFPQGFSVGNLGDNPPGRLFVGENDGDLAGYALAVGDVDDDGLIDLVIGAPGYDGARGRVYLVSNAGNPELPFIVSLADVGGAVSGAVFEGLSGGDQFGAALGVLHDFDGDGKRDLAAGSPGAESGRGVLRLVYGEKKLSGAPDLARLGTCDLPGLELVGQNALDALGLSISGGDGDVNGDGRSDLAVGAPGFNATGRAYVVFGKAGDE; this is translated from the coding sequence ATGCGATTGTGGATACTGAGCTTAGCGCTTATCGGCGGACTCGCGCTCACCGCTTGTGACCGCCTCGCCGGGCTGGGCGACCCACTCAGCACGACGTCAGACGCCACAACGTTCGCTTCGGTCGCACGAATCGCGCCGACGCTCAACAACGGCGACGTTGTCGATGCACGGATTCGCGTTCATTTTCGGAACCTGTCAAAGCTGACCGGCAGCGCCACGGTGACCATGCGGACCGCGGGCGAGCAGACCCGATTCGCGCGCCGCACCATTTTGGGCGAGAGTTCCGACGTGGTTATCGGCCCGGACCGCACGGACAGCGTGACGGTTGAAATTGCGCTCAACTCCAAGCCCGCACGATCGCTTCCGCAGCGCGTGCTGCGGCTGGGAGCGGATTTCAAGAACGGCGATGTCATCGAAATCGTCATTCCCCTCCAGCCGGAAGACGACACCGGCCAGGACATCCCCGGCAACGACAACAACAGCAACGACAATAACGCCAACGGAAACACGAACGACAATAACGGCAACGACAACAACTCGAACGATAACGGCACGCCGGACGTGCTCGCCGTCGCGCTGCTCGGCCTCGACGACCACCGTCGCGTGAACATCGGCGACGAGGTGGATTTTTCAGTCGCGGTCTCCGGCTTCGCCGCCGACGTTCGCGTCAACGTGCTGGCCGACGGCGACGCCGTCGATAACAACGGGAATGAAGTGGAGGTTGCGTCAGACCTTGCCGCAGCCGCGGAATTGCCGATCCTCTGGGTCGTTCCGGAACTGGCGCCCGGTGCGTACCGGATCGTCGCCCGGGCTGCCGGGGAGGCGGGCGAGGCCAAGACGCAGACTGATGTTGGGGCGATCCTGGTGAACAGTAAGCCGACGCTGCTGTTGGACGCGCCGCTTGACGGGCTGCTGGTGACGCGCGGCCGCGTCTTCACGATCGGATGGGCCGGACAGGATGATGATGACGACGCCGTGATTCGGCTCTTCATCGATGTCGACGGCGAGCTGAACGGCAACGAGATCCCGCTCCGCGACAACATCTCCGAGGATGCCGAGGAGGATAACTCGCTCGTGGTCGACACGTCCGACCTGCCGATCGGCGACTATCGCGTCGGCGGCGTCATCAGCGATCCGCTGACCGACGTGGTCCAGTACGGCGGGCGCGTCTGCATCACGAATCGCCTGGTCGGGCGACACACGCCGGCGTCGCTGCTGGCGGGTGAATTCGTCACGATCGTCGCGGGCGCGGCGAATCAGAGCCTGGGCACGGCGATCGACATCGGCAGCGACGTTGATGGCGACGGAAAAGCCGACGTGTTGATTTCGGATCTGCTGAGCGACTCGACCGGCCGGCCGAGCACCGCGTCGGTTTACTATCACGAACAGGCGGGTGATTGGCCGGCGACGTTTGATATTGCTGACGCTCGGCTCCGCATCGTGCAGGAAGCTTCGAATTCGCAGACGGGGGCGCGCCTGGCGCTGCTGCCGTCCATCGACGGGGACGGTTACGGCGAGATGCTTATCGGCGCGCCGCTTCTCGAGAGCGGTGGATACGCCGCCGGCCGCGCGTACGTGCTCAACGGCCGTGCCGTTCGAAACCGCGGGTTGCTCGACCTGGCGGAGGTGGCGTCGCCGCTGGGGACGTACCTTGACGGCACGGATTACGAGCAGGCCGGGCTGGACGTGGCCGGCGTCGGCGACGTGGACGGCGACGGAGTACAGGACTACGCCGTTGGATCGATCGGCCTGGACGGTGCGGGCGGCGTCACGGTGATCCGCGGCGGCGCGATTCCGCAGGAAGGCTATCTCGGCCAGCGCGGCACGCGCATCTTCGGCAGCCGGTATGGCAGTGCACTGGGCTGGGCCATTCGCCGCGTGCCGGATGTGAACGCCAGCAGCCAGGATGAGTTCGTGATCGGCGCTCCCGGCGACGGCCTGGTCCGTGGAGGCTCAACCGGGCCGGGCATCGTCTATTTCGTGTGGGGTCACGGCGGGCTCTTCACGGATTTCCCCCAAGGCTTCAGCGTCGGCAACCTGGGCGACAATCCGCCGGGACGGCTGTTCGTCGGCGAGAACGACGGCGATCTGGCCGGCTACGCATTGGCGGTGGGCGATGTCGATGACGACGGCCTGATCGACCTGGTCATCGGCGCGCCGGGATATGACGGCGCCCGTGGCCGCGTTTACCTGGTTTCGAACGCCGGGAACCCCGAGCTGCCGTTCATCGTTTCGCTGGCCGACGTCGGCGGCGCCGTGAGCGGCGCGGTTTTCGAAGGGCTTTCGGGCGGAGATCAGTTCGGCGCCGCGCTGGGCGTGCTGCACGACTTCGACGGCGATGGAAAGCGTGATCTGGCCGCCGGCAGCCCGGGCGCAGAGTCCGGACGAGGCGTGCTCCGCCTGGTCTACGGCGAAAAGAAGCTGAGCGGCGCGCCCGACCTGGCCCGGCTGGGCACCTGCGACCTCCCGGGACTGGAGCTGGTCGGACAGAACGCCCTGGATGCCCTCGGCCTCAGCATCAGCGGCGGCGACGGGGACGTGAACGGCGACGGCCGCAGCGACCTGGCGGTCGGCGCGCCGGGATTCAACGCCACCGGCCGGGCGTATGTTGTTTTCGGCAAGGCGGGCGACGAGTAG
- the hemN_2 gene encoding Oxygen-independent coproporphyrinogen-III oxidase, translating to MQLDVLRNDAQTEVGSYFVANYPPFSAWGREHLPTAQAALSGAFRVASSELNSDHDDYSLLATRYSALGLYLHIPFCRKRCKFCYFRVYTDKNADEVELYMDALAREIALYKNQPALAGRQFEFVYFGGGTPSFLSSAQLSRLVERINQHWTWEAAREVTFECEPGTLKKSKLETIRSIGVTRLSLGVEHFDDGILELNGRAHRSKEIGVAYEWAREVGFPQINIDLIAGMLGDDESKWKAAVERAVAMQPDSVTIYQMELPHNTVISREAKDSGVAPAIVGWAAKRAWTAYAFEQFERAGYVVSSGYTLVRAQAAGRKPERNSETTGWKPIPHQPADSEGRAAGGGFVYRDALWHGGDMIGTGVASFSHVAGVHFQNLDKWDEYVAAIQRGELPLARALPMTPRQRLIRELALQTKLGRLDAAYFRSKFGVEIAAEFGEAIDSLVADGFATACGDEIRLTRDGLLRVDALLPRFFEPQFRSVRYT from the coding sequence ATGCAGCTCGACGTCCTCCGAAACGACGCCCAGACTGAAGTCGGCAGCTACTTCGTCGCCAACTATCCGCCCTTCTCGGCGTGGGGCCGCGAACACCTGCCGACGGCGCAGGCTGCGCTGAGTGGCGCGTTCAGAGTAGCAAGTAGCGAGTTGAATTCGGACCACGATGACTACTCGCTACTCGCTACTCGCTACTCTGCACTCGGCCTCTACCTCCACATCCCCTTCTGCCGCAAGCGCTGCAAGTTCTGCTACTTTCGCGTCTACACCGACAAGAACGCCGACGAGGTCGAGCTCTACATGGACGCGCTGGCGCGGGAGATCGCGCTCTACAAGAATCAGCCCGCGCTGGCCGGGCGGCAGTTCGAATTCGTCTACTTCGGCGGCGGGACGCCGTCGTTTCTGAGCAGCGCCCAGCTGTCGCGGCTGGTCGAGCGGATCAACCAGCACTGGACCTGGGAGGCGGCCCGAGAGGTGACTTTTGAGTGCGAGCCGGGCACGCTCAAGAAAAGCAAGCTGGAGACCATCCGGTCGATCGGCGTGACGCGCCTGAGCCTGGGGGTCGAGCATTTTGACGACGGCATTCTGGAGCTGAACGGCCGCGCGCATCGCTCGAAGGAAATCGGCGTCGCGTATGAGTGGGCCCGCGAGGTCGGTTTTCCGCAGATCAACATCGACCTGATCGCCGGCATGCTGGGCGACGATGAGTCGAAGTGGAAGGCGGCGGTCGAGCGGGCGGTCGCCATGCAGCCCGATAGCGTGACGATTTACCAGATGGAGTTGCCGCACAACACGGTGATTTCGCGCGAGGCCAAGGACAGCGGCGTCGCGCCGGCCATCGTCGGCTGGGCCGCCAAGCGGGCGTGGACGGCGTATGCGTTCGAGCAGTTTGAGCGGGCGGGGTATGTCGTGTCGAGCGGGTACACGCTGGTCCGCGCGCAAGCGGCCGGCCGGAAGCCGGAAAGAAACAGCGAAACCACCGGCTGGAAGCCGATACCACATCAGCCGGCGGACAGCGAGGGACGCGCCGCGGGCGGCGGGTTCGTCTACCGCGATGCGCTATGGCATGGCGGCGACATGATCGGCACGGGAGTAGCGTCTTTTTCGCACGTGGCCGGCGTGCATTTCCAGAATCTCGACAAGTGGGACGAATACGTGGCCGCGATCCAGCGAGGCGAGCTGCCGCTCGCTCGGGCTCTGCCGATGACGCCGCGGCAGCGGCTGATCCGCGAGCTGGCGCTTCAGACCAAGCTGGGCCGGCTGGACGCAGCGTATTTCCGCAGCAAGTTCGGCGTCGAGATCGCGGCGGAGTTCGGCGAGGCGATCGATTCGCTGGTCGCCGACGGTTTTGCGACAGCGTGCGGCGACGAAATCCGTCTGACACGGGACGGGCTGCTGCGCGTGGACGCGTTGCTGCCGCGATTCTTCGAGCCGCAGTTTCGGAGCGTGCGATACACGTGA
- a CDS encoding helix-turn-helix protein — MAEPAALVRFQAVELDGVRYAIVPHTLLLQLCRRARLAAAAVEPPREPDPLETLLDPRRIAGRLLERRKQLGISQADLARRAQLRPETLNRLERGTSTPDFSTIRKLVETLREIEIEKHGALPPARGRPRSRLHGSPSALRRSP; from the coding sequence ATGGCTGAGCCTGCCGCACTCGTTCGATTTCAGGCCGTCGAACTCGACGGCGTTCGCTACGCCATCGTGCCTCACACCCTCCTTCTGCAACTGTGCCGGCGGGCGCGTCTGGCCGCAGCAGCGGTCGAACCGCCGCGCGAGCCGGACCCGCTCGAAACCCTGCTCGACCCAAGGCGAATCGCCGGGCGGCTGCTGGAGCGCCGAAAACAGCTGGGCATCTCGCAGGCGGACCTGGCGCGTCGTGCCCAACTGCGGCCCGAGACGCTTAATCGACTGGAGCGGGGCACGAGCACCCCCGACTTTTCCACGATTCGAAAGCTGGTCGAAACGCTTCGCGAAATAGAAATCGAGAAACACGGCGCCCTGCCCCCCGCGCGCGGGCGGCCGCGCAGTCGTTTGCACGGAAGCCCCAGCGCGCTACGGAGATCACCATGA
- the acpP_3 gene encoding Acyl carrier protein — protein sequence MTTTTIESIEKTMCELASDVVGADPAGVTLDTHLVDDLNYDSLDQVEFSMKIEDAFEVSVPDEAAERVRTVRHAVELLLKLRTSAGAGDSPPSQPRL from the coding sequence ATGACGACGACAACCATCGAATCGATCGAGAAGACCATGTGCGAATTGGCCTCCGACGTGGTCGGCGCCGACCCAGCGGGTGTGACGCTCGACACGCACCTGGTCGACGATCTGAACTACGACAGCCTTGACCAAGTCGAATTCTCGATGAAGATCGAGGACGCCTTCGAGGTGAGCGTGCCTGACGAGGCGGCCGAGCGTGTCCGCACCGTCCGGCACGCGGTTGAGCTCCTGCTGAAACTCCGCACGTCGGCCGGGGCGGGCGATTCGCCGCCTTCACAACCGCGACTGTGA